The following are encoded together in the Triticum dicoccoides isolate Atlit2015 ecotype Zavitan chromosome 6B, WEW_v2.0, whole genome shotgun sequence genome:
- the LOC119320348 gene encoding transcription factor MYB30-like, with amino-acid sequence MVRAPCCEKMGLKRGPWTADEDMTLVAHIEQHGHSNWRALPKQAGLLRCGKSCRLRWINYMRPDIKRGNFTSEEEDAIIQLHAMLGNRWSTIAARLPGRTDNEIKNVWHTHLKKRLASSSKTSGQAAPKHKAKKPPMAASALEGPTSEPASSSPGQSFSMSPGQSLSTSSSADYSMASSLENTGSSSSEEFQIDDSFWSETLAMSVDSFGSGMETSDTFGADSASPSSSNDEMDFWVTLFMQASDIQSLSQI; translated from the coding sequence ATGGTGAGGGCTCCTTGCTGCGAGAAGATGGGGCTCAAGAGGGGCCCGTGGACGGCGGACGAGGACATGACCCTGGTCGCTCACATCGAGCAGCACGGGCACAGCAACTGGCGGGCGCTGCCGAAGCAGGCCGGCCTGCTGCGCTGCGGCAAGAGCTGCCGCCTCCGGTGGATCAACTACATGCGCCCCGACATCAAGCGCGGCAACTTCACCAGCGAGGAGGAAGACGCCATCATCCAACTCCACGCCATGCTCGGCAACAGATGGTCCACCATTGCCGCCAGGCTGCCTGGCAGGACGGACAATGAGATCAAGAACGTCTGGCACACACACCTCAAGAAGCGACTCGCGTCCTCGTCCAAGACGTCCGGCCAGGCAGCGCCTAAGCACAAAGCCAAGAAGCCTCCTATGGCTGCGAGCGCGCTCGAGGGACCGACCTCCGAGCCGGCGTCGTCGTCACCGGGGCAGTCCTTCTCGATGTCGCCGGGGCAGTCCCTCTCGACGTCGTCCTCCGCTGACTACTCCATGGCATCGTCGTTGGAGAACACGGGAAGCTCTTCCTCGGAGGAGTTCCAGATTGACGACAGCTTCTGGTCGGAGACACTGGCGATGTCGGTGGACAGCTTCGGTTCCGGGATGGAAACCAGCGACACCTTCGGCGCAGATAGTGCATCGCCGTCGTCGAGCAACGATGAGATGGACTTCTGGGTCACACTGTTCATGCAGGCTAGTGACATACAGAGTTTGTCACAGATTTAA